The region AAGGCGAAAGATCCGAATTAGCAACCAAAGCTGCAGAACTTTTGTAAAAAACATTTAAGATATATAATGTAAAATATAGGGGTAATTCTATTTTATTGAAAGGGTGATTTAATGAAAAATGAAGTATTAGAATATGATGTATATTTAAGAGTAAAAAAAGAAGACATTCATCTTGTTACTTATCTATTAGAATCTGTTGATAACTTAATGAATGTTCGAAATGTGGTTGAAGGTAATTTAATGAAAATAATATGCCCTAAAGATACTTTGGATGAATCCTTAACATTAATAAATTCTTTAAAAGAAATGACTGATTTGGAGGTTGTAAGGGTTGAACCCAACAACGGAAAAGTCTAAAAGAAATATATATAATATTATCCCTATACCTTATGAACACCACTCAACAATTTTCGACATTGATTACAAAAAATTAAAAAAGTTAGGTTTTACCACAATATTGTTTGATTATGATTTCACCTTAGCTCCCTGGAAACAACAAATTGATGATAAAACTTTATCTCTTTTTAATAAACTTTATGAAATGGGATTTAAAATAGCTGTTGTCTCAA is a window of Marinitoga hydrogenitolerans DSM 16785 DNA encoding:
- a CDS encoding DUF4911 domain-containing protein, with translation MKNEVLEYDVYLRVKKEDIHLVTYLLESVDNLMNVRNVVEGNLMKIICPKDTLDESLTLINSLKEMTDLEVVRVEPNNGKV